A region of the Mesoaciditoga lauensis cd-1655R = DSM 25116 genome:
AAATTTGGAGAACTTTTCAGCGAAGAGTACCTTGAAAAACTTGGATTTTCCAAAGATGATATATACGGTCAAAAAAGAGTGGCAGATGTCCACGAGAACGATTCTGTGGACATGAAACTCAAAGTCGTAAGCAAAAGATTGCAAGAATCAAAAGATGGAAAGAAATTCCTTCTTCTTACCTTGTCGGATAAAACAGGGGAGATAAGGGCAGTAGACTGGTTCAACGCCGCAGAAAACGATTCCAAAATAAAGATCAATTCAATAGTTAAAATTCAAGGCAGAGTTTCATCGTACATGGACAGGTTGCAAATAAACGTGGATAAGGCACGGGATGCTTTGATCGTCCTTAAGGAAGGGGAATACGATCCTGAACTTTTCATTTCCACAACGAAAAAAGATGTGAAAGATATGTACTCAGAATTCAAAGCCCTTATGGACAGCATAAAAACCGATGCGTTGAAAGATCTGCTTCGTATTCCATTTACAGATGAAAGTTTTGTGGAAGAGTTTATAAAATCTCCCGCTGCCATAGTTGTTCATCACGCTTATCGTGGCGGACTACTGGAACATACGTTGGGGGTTATGAAACTCTGCGACGCAATATCCCACCTTTACGGGGATGTTGATAGAGATCTGTTGCTTGTAGGAGCTGCTTTGCACGATGTTGGAAAGATAAAAGAATACAAGATGGAATCTTACGGAATAGAGAGAACAACCGAGGGGGAACTCATTGGTCACATCGTCTTGGGAGTCGAAATGCTGAACGAATGGGCAAAAAAGGTTCCAAATTTCCCCAAGAAGTCTCTTTATCACTTAAATCATATGATTCTTTCTCATCACGGCGAGCTTGAATGGGGTTCTCCAACGGTCCCGAAAACCTTGGAAGCCATGATACTCCATCATGCCGATGATCTGGATTCCAAGATAGGACAAATAAATTCCCTAAAGGAAAAAAGCTCAAAATCCACCTGGAGTGATTACGATAGATATCTCGGTAGGAAAGTTATACTCAATTGGAACGATTTTGATCTGTGATCAACGAAACAAGAAAAAAGGAGAAGAAAATGTCCGAAAAACTGGTTATAGTTGAATCGCCTTCAAAGGCAAAAACCATTCAAAAATATTTGGGAAAAGGTTACAAAGTTTTATCATCACAGGGTCACATAAGAGACCTCCCAAAATCAAAATTTGGAATAAAGATGAATGGGAAATTCGTCCCAGAATTTGAAATATTGAAGGGAAAAGAGAAAATAGTAAGAGAACTTAAAGAAAAGGCGAAAGATAGAGAAGTGCTTCTCGCAAGCGATAACGATCGCGAAGGTGAAGCGATTGCCTGGCATCTTTCTTACATATTGAAATTAGATCCAAAAAAGAAGAATAGAATCGTCTTCAACGAAATAACGGAACGTGTTATAAAAGAATCTATCAAAAGTCCAAGGAATATAGATATCAACATGGTGAATTCTCAGCTTACGAGGCGTATGCTGGACAGAATAGTTGGATACAAAGTCAGTCCTGTGTTGTGGAAAGTTTTTCAATACGGCCTGAGTGCAGGAAGGGTTCAGTCGGCCGCATTGAGAATACTGTGCGAACAAGAAAAGAAGATCCTGAAATTCAAACCCAAAAAGTATTACGAGATATCGGCTGAAATATTGAAGGAAAAGACAAAATTAAAATCCTTCAACGGCGAAGATCTTTCAAAAAATCCATTTAAAGATCTTAAAGAGGCACAGGAAGCTTTGAAATACATATCTTCTTCAACCTTTAAGATTGCGGATGTGAAAAAATCGGAACTCACGATAAAAGCTCCTCTTCCATTTAAAACAAGTACGCTTCAACAGGCTGCTTCTTCGTTGCTGGGCTTTTCAGTTGCCAGAACGATGAAAATCGCTCAAAAATTGTATGAAGGTGTCAACATAGACGGAGAAAACGTTGCTCTTATAACTTATATGAGGACAGATTCGTACAGAATTTCGGATGTGGCTCGCGAAAAAGCTAAAGAGTTTATCGAATCCTCTTTTGGAAAGGACTACGTTGCAAAAAAGAGAATGGTGAAGAAGGGTAACTTAACGCAAGATGCTCACGAAGCAATTCGTCCCACTTACCCAAATATAACCCCAGATTCTCTAAATGGAAAGATAGCAAAAGAAGAATATGCCCTTTACTCTTTGATATGGAAAAGGTTCATCGCTTCCCAAATGAAAGACGCAGTTTATTCCAAAGAGGTTGTAAAAATAGCGGATGAAGCGCAAAAAGCCATATTTGAAATGAGTTTCAAGAAGCAAACATTCGACGG
Encoded here:
- the topA gene encoding type I DNA topoisomerase; the protein is MSEKLVIVESPSKAKTIQKYLGKGYKVLSSQGHIRDLPKSKFGIKMNGKFVPEFEILKGKEKIVRELKEKAKDREVLLASDNDREGEAIAWHLSYILKLDPKKKNRIVFNEITERVIKESIKSPRNIDINMVNSQLTRRMLDRIVGYKVSPVLWKVFQYGLSAGRVQSAALRILCEQEKKILKFKPKKYYEISAEILKEKTKLKSFNGEDLSKNPFKDLKEAQEALKYISSSTFKIADVKKSELTIKAPLPFKTSTLQQAASSLLGFSVARTMKIAQKLYEGVNIDGENVALITYMRTDSYRISDVAREKAKEFIESSFGKDYVAKKRMVKKGNLTQDAHEAIRPTYPNITPDSLNGKIAKEEYALYSLIWKRFIASQMKDAVYSKEVVKIADEAQKAIFEMSFKKQTFDGFEKVMPTKNETPTFPNVKVGDEVEVKNPELLELETKPPSRYTEASLVKKMEAVGIGRPSTYATIIQTLITRKYVNKDKRSLVPTFLGMLVNDFLTKEFSKIVNLKFTASMEKALDGIEEGKSDWQKVLKEFNNDFSKNLERVLTEVKTGKYKVSIPTDVKCSKCGTLMELKYGRYGAYLECPKCEERKKIPSGSTITYDGKMAHVEIKEAEVLDEKCPKCGAPLVKRHGRYGDFISCSRYPECDYIRSIDTYARGKCPKCGGKVIKRRSKKGKTFYICENNPKSCDFISWYEPSNFKCPQDGETLYYKKKKNGTEVLFCQKCKKEYDISDFSKE
- a CDS encoding 3'-5' exoribonuclease YhaM family protein; translated protein: MKFGELFSEEYLEKLGFSKDDIYGQKRVADVHENDSVDMKLKVVSKRLQESKDGKKFLLLTLSDKTGEIRAVDWFNAAENDSKIKINSIVKIQGRVSSYMDRLQINVDKARDALIVLKEGEYDPELFISTTKKDVKDMYSEFKALMDSIKTDALKDLLRIPFTDESFVEEFIKSPAAIVVHHAYRGGLLEHTLGVMKLCDAISHLYGDVDRDLLLVGAALHDVGKIKEYKMESYGIERTTEGELIGHIVLGVEMLNEWAKKVPNFPKKSLYHLNHMILSHHGELEWGSPTVPKTLEAMILHHADDLDSKIGQINSLKEKSSKSTWSDYDRYLGRKVILNWNDFDL